The following proteins are co-located in the Hydrogenophaga sp. RAC07 genome:
- the boxA gene encoding benzoyl-CoA 2,3-epoxidase subunit BoxA: protein MNAPAELAVIKQHLIDPEICIRCNTCEAICPVQAITHDNVNYVVDAAKCNLCMDCISPCPTGSIDNWRTMPLVRAYTPEEQLTWNELPAELPPEELEGLTDAGADVAVARAPAAAPAVAKDPSGAELFNSSAFGSTLPPWSAAHAYTNLYGPKAAQKTVTATVVGNVRVTEVGKTAGSDYDTHHIVLDFGAMPFPVLEGQSIGVVPPGVDDIGRTHHARQYSIASPRNGERPGYNNLSLTIKRVLQDHDGEPVRGVASNFMCDLQVGDKVEVIGPFGASFLMPNHPRSSIVMICTGTGSAPMRAMTEWRRRLRASGKFEGGKLMLFFGARSQEELPYFGPLQNLPKDFIDTNFAFSRTPGAPKRYVQDAMRERAADLAVLLQDPNTYFYVCGLKSMEEGVVLALRDVAQGAGLNWDTIGAALKREGRLHLETY from the coding sequence ATGAACGCCCCAGCCGAACTTGCTGTCATCAAACAGCACCTGATCGACCCCGAAATCTGCATTCGCTGCAACACGTGTGAAGCGATCTGCCCGGTGCAGGCGATCACGCACGACAACGTCAACTACGTGGTCGATGCCGCGAAGTGCAACCTGTGCATGGACTGCATCTCGCCGTGCCCCACCGGTTCCATCGACAACTGGCGAACCATGCCGCTGGTGCGTGCGTACACGCCCGAAGAGCAGCTCACCTGGAACGAGCTGCCCGCCGAGCTGCCGCCGGAAGAGCTGGAGGGCCTGACCGATGCGGGCGCCGATGTGGCCGTGGCGCGCGCACCCGCCGCCGCGCCGGCCGTGGCCAAGGACCCGAGCGGTGCGGAGCTCTTCAATTCGTCGGCCTTCGGCTCGACCTTGCCGCCGTGGTCGGCCGCACATGCGTACACCAACCTCTACGGCCCCAAGGCCGCGCAGAAGACGGTCACCGCCACAGTGGTCGGCAACGTGCGTGTCACCGAGGTCGGCAAAACCGCCGGCAGCGACTACGACACGCACCACATCGTGCTGGATTTCGGCGCCATGCCGTTCCCGGTGCTGGAAGGCCAGAGCATCGGTGTGGTGCCGCCCGGCGTCGATGACATCGGCCGCACGCACCACGCACGCCAGTATTCGATCGCCAGCCCGCGCAACGGCGAGCGCCCGGGCTACAACAACCTGTCGCTGACCATCAAGCGTGTGCTGCAAGACCACGACGGTGAACCGGTGCGCGGCGTGGCCAGCAACTTCATGTGTGACCTCCAGGTGGGTGACAAGGTCGAGGTGATCGGGCCGTTCGGCGCCAGTTTCCTCATGCCCAACCACCCCAGGTCTAGCATCGTGATGATCTGCACCGGCACCGGCAGCGCGCCCATGCGCGCCATGACCGAGTGGCGTCGGCGACTTCGGGCATCGGGCAAGTTCGAAGGCGGCAAATTGATGCTGTTCTTCGGTGCGCGCTCGCAGGAAGAGCTGCCGTACTTCGGACCGCTGCAGAACCTGCCCAAGGACTTCATCGACACCAACTTCGCGTTCAGCCGCACGCCGGGCGCGCCCAAGCGTTATGTGCAGGACGCCATGCGCGAGCGTGCCGCCGACCTGGCTGTGCTGCTGCAGGACCCGAACACGTACTTCTATGTGTGTGGGTTGAAGAGCATGGAAGAGGGCGTGGTGCTGGCCTTGCGCGATGTGGCCCAGGGTGCCGGCCTGAACTGGGACACCATCGGCGCAGCGCTCAAACGCGAAGGTCGGCTGCACTTGGAGACCTATTGA
- a CDS encoding DUF3305 domain-containing protein, translating to MNNPHPPAPTRSRPAIEVDVVMRREPVSGPMSRWQPFRWVLADVLLRGSPDETEAEGVEHDHEPQAVEPVDAVSGEADTTTHWLFPRFRVMLFRDDAEGYFLNLNSPNPCFWVFWRADEARLLDGEPMAVPQIVTLSYHDAGRWLDAQERVDQVPAAPEVVDWLRGFVDATYQPEPKRRQRPQSFQPLTDRFGQPVRISTDKQRGGGQAPGQ from the coding sequence ATGAACAACCCCCATCCCCCAGCCCCCACCCGCAGCCGACCCGCCATCGAGGTCGATGTGGTGATGCGGCGCGAGCCGGTGAGTGGCCCCATGAGCCGCTGGCAGCCCTTTCGCTGGGTGCTGGCCGACGTGTTGCTGCGCGGCAGCCCGGACGAGACCGAGGCCGAAGGGGTGGAGCACGACCACGAGCCGCAGGCGGTGGAGCCTGTGGACGCGGTCAGCGGTGAAGCCGACACCACCACCCACTGGCTGTTCCCGCGCTTTCGCGTGATGCTGTTTCGCGACGACGCCGAAGGCTATTTCCTCAACCTCAACAGCCCGAACCCGTGCTTCTGGGTGTTCTGGCGTGCCGACGAAGCCCGTCTGCTCGATGGCGAGCCCATGGCCGTGCCGCAAATCGTGACGCTCAGCTACCACGACGCCGGCCGCTGGCTCGACGCGCAGGAGCGCGTGGACCAGGTGCCCGCCGCGCCCGAGGTGGTGGACTGGTTGCGCGGCTTCGTGGACGCCACCTACCAGCCCGAACCCAAGCGCCGCCAGCGCCCGCAGAGTTTCCAGCCGCTGACCGACCGCTTCGGCCAGCCCGTGCGCATCAGCACCGACAAGCAGCGCGGTGGTGGCCAGGCGCCTGGACAGTGA
- a CDS encoding DUF3306 domain-containing protein, which yields MATNDDDNFFSRWSRRKVQVRTGEPLPPEPPPPVAVIAPAAVAAPMVPPAPVVAEPPEAPPALTLDDVARLTPESDYSAFVARSVSPDVRNAAVKKLFTDPHYNIMDGLDIYIDDYSQPSPLSMADMAKMVGAQFLKLVDDPNEVKPAATVSTEPLEEPAELPSEVAQAAPEAEEALPDDNNDTTVPETPDPHDDHADLQLQPDHAPEPQGSGRGPG from the coding sequence ATGGCCACGAACGACGACGACAACTTTTTCTCGCGCTGGTCGCGCCGCAAGGTGCAGGTGCGCACCGGTGAGCCGCTGCCACCCGAGCCTCCGCCGCCGGTTGCGGTGATCGCGCCCGCCGCCGTGGCTGCCCCGATGGTTCCCCCGGCACCCGTGGTGGCTGAGCCGCCCGAGGCGCCCCCCGCCCTCACGCTCGATGACGTCGCCCGCCTCACGCCCGAGTCCGACTACTCGGCCTTCGTGGCGCGCAGCGTGTCGCCCGATGTGCGCAACGCCGCGGTGAAGAAGCTCTTCACCGACCCGCACTACAACATCATGGACGGGCTGGACATCTACATCGATGACTACTCCCAGCCCAGCCCGCTGTCGATGGCCGACATGGCCAAGATGGTGGGTGCGCAGTTCCTCAAACTGGTGGACGACCCGAACGAAGTGAAGCCGGCCGCCACCGTGAGCACAGAGCCACTCGAAGAACCCGCGGAGTTGCCCTCAGAGGTGGCCCAGGCCGCGCCAGAGGCCGAAGAAGCCTTGCCCGACGACAACAACGACACCACCGTCCCCGAGACACCGGACCCCCACGATGACCACGCTGATCTGCAATTGCAACCAGACCATGCTCCTGAACCCCAAGGTTCTGGGCGAGGCCCTGGATGA